One Chaetodon auriga isolate fChaAug3 chromosome 14, fChaAug3.hap1, whole genome shotgun sequence genomic window carries:
- the mbip gene encoding MAP3K12-binding inhibitory protein 1 has product MAETMKLSGHNARRRPNEFSEMSSYRDCMRAILTVLADFGKELKLNDAALRVEVNTDAVDLLSPPVAHVHRCLQEHINKLQAVSENLNTLVHADGDTTDNTTDDAVTSSSLKEQTTALSEHHPPSSEAAESKTAADDVMVQIRARKSEIERRISAFMERKQMEINENNVREFCNVIDCNQENSCARTDAVFTPYPGFKSHVKVTRVVNTYGPQTRGGGGQGEAGEQSRGLMGRDCGNAAIEERLHNIETHLKLPSAGPVPLSVYQRLKKLEDRILELEGLSPEYFQSTSHLHKRPKTSPAQACSLTELDEKISAVKAALLKRVNEFGPGYGTECPL; this is encoded by the exons ATGGCGGAGACAATGAAGCTAAGTGGACATAATGCTCGTCGGCGTCCTAATGAATTCAGTGAAATGTCCAGCTACAGGGACTGCATGCGTGCGATACTGACAGTGCTCGCAGACTTCGGGAAAGAG CTCAAATTAAACGATGCTGCTCTGAGAGTAGAAGTCAACACTGACGCTGTGGATCTTCTGTCACCTCCGGTTGCTCACGTGCACAGGTGTTTGCAGGAGCATATCAATAAATTACAG GCTGTTTCAGAAAACCTAAATACACTGGTGCATGCTGATGGTGATACAACAGACAACACAACAGACGATGCTGTCACCTCATCGTCACTCAAAGAGCAGACGACTGCACTGTCAGAGCACCATCCTCCCAGCTCAGAGGCTGCGGAAAGCAAGACGGcggctgatgatgtcatggttCAGATCAGAGCCAGGAAGTCAGAG ATTGAGCGAAGAATATCTGCATTTATGGAACGCAAGCAGATGGAgatcaatgaaaacaatgtaCGCGAGTTTTGCAACGTGATCGACTGCAATCAGG AAAACAGCTGTGCCAGAACAGATGCAGTTTTCACTCCTTACCCCGGTTTTAAAAGCCATGTAAAAG TTACACGGGTGGTAAACACTTACGGGCCCCAGACTCGCGGTGGGGGAGGTCAAGGAGAGGCTGGGGAGCAGTCGAGGGGGTTGATGGGAAGAGACTGCGGAAATGCAGCCATAGAAGAACGACTTCACAACATCGAGACTCACCTGAAACTTCCATCAG CGGGTCCAGTTCCATTGAGTGTCTACCAGAGACTCAAGAAGCTGGAGGATCGTATCCTGGAGCTGGAGGGACTCTCACCGGAGTACTTTCAGTCCACG AGTCACCTGCACAAGCGACCAAAGACATCCCCTGCACAG GCCTGCAGTCTGACAGAGCTGGATGAGAAGATCAGTGCAGTGAAAGCGGCGCTACTGAAGAGGGTGAATGAATTTGGGCCTGGATATGGGACGGAGTGCCCGCTGTAA